A portion of the Cherax quadricarinatus isolate ZL_2023a chromosome 21, ASM3850222v1, whole genome shotgun sequence genome contains these proteins:
- the LOC138853032 gene encoding uncharacterized protein, translating into MRVQGVNVVQKIIEKHLGKKRRVTREAKTMIYLHHITFLMKLADKCDNYAFRHRKMQINEDAVLECSPSLLASFYETGKIQSKARLTTASKYGKKQQMTSVDERQQSFFEDSEEELHGDSEGEDTE; encoded by the exons ATGAGGGTTCAAGGTGTGAACGTGGTACAGAAGATCATAGAGAAACACTTAGGCAAAAAGAGACGTGTTACCAGGGAGGCTAAAACAATGATTTACCTGCACCACATCACCTTCCTGATGAAGCTGGCTGATAAATGTGATAATTATGCATTTAG GCATCGTAAAATGCAGATAAATGAAGATGCTGTTTTGGAGTGCTCTCCAAGCTTGTTGGCTTCATTCTACGAAACTGGAAAAATTCAGTCAAAGGCTCGATTAACTACAGCTTCAAAATATGGCAAAAAACAACAAATGACAAGTGTAGATGAAAGGCAGCAAAGTTTCTTTGAAGATTCAGAAGAAGAGCTTCATGGTGATTCAGAAGGTGAGGATACAGAGTGA